From the genome of Pelmatolapia mariae isolate MD_Pm_ZW linkage group LG12, Pm_UMD_F_2, whole genome shotgun sequence, one region includes:
- the LOC134638251 gene encoding arrestin domain-containing protein 3-like has product MGIKKLSIEYDAINSKNTFTNGDIIYGRIIVEVSGETKIQSLIFRGQGRAKVCWTEHYGKDQTHVYWATEKYYDIKQHILRESRHDGTEVIGKGRHVYPFSFRIPDGILPSTYKGAHGKIVHKVKAELKQSMKITKKTKVHFTFVSKAHMGIPGLLEPQYTYKDKSVLGSGKVSVDVHTTQMGYMQGEAFVVTVEINNNSSRTVKPKFKLYQKHSFFAQGHRKVYTHDILKDKAEAVEASSGRKTVTKVITIPRDLPPSILNSHIINLEYRLKVQLNIKCSIDPKLKLPIVIMPAVVKQPHPSAGIGFDTFRNPEKPSWGTAPQQTPPQQTPPQLADLPPPYGAHAMYPTTTLDDYKTAL; this is encoded by the exons ATGGGCATTAAAAAACTCTCAATCGAATACGATGCCATCAACAGCAAAAACACCTTCACGAATGGAGATATCATTTATGGAAGAATTATTGTGGAGGTGTCTGGTGAAACCAAAATCCAATCGCTGATTTTTAGAGGACAAGGAAGAGCGAAGGTATGCTGGACTGAGCATTACGGAAAAGATCAAACCCACGTTTACTGGGCTACTGAGAAATATTATGACATCAAACAACATATCTTGAGAGAATCAAGACACGATG GCACTGAAGTCATTGGAAAAGGAAGACATGTGTATCCTTTTTCGTTCAGGATTCCTGATGG AATACTGCCATCAACCTATAAAGGAGCCCATGGAAAAATTGTTCATAAGGTGAAAGCAGAGCTGAAACAATCAATGAagattacaaaaaaaaccaaggTCCACTTCACTTTTGTGTCCAAGGCACACATGGGTATTCCTGGACTTCTG GAACCTCAGTATACTTATAAGGATAAATCTGTTTTGGGCTCTGGAAAGGTTTCAGTAGATGTCCATACCACTCAGATGGGATACATGCAAG GCGAAGCTTTTGTGGTCACAGTTGAAATCAACAACAACTCGAGTCGCACAGTGAAGCCCAAATTCAAACTGTATCAGAAACACAGTTTCTTCGCCCAGGGCCACAGGAAAGTTTACACACACGACATCCTTAAGGATAAGGCTGAGGCTGTTGAAGCATCTTCTGGCAGAAAAACTGTGACCAAGGTGATCACCATCCCTAGAGACCTACCCCCCTCCATCTTGAACAGCCACATCATCAACCTGGAGTACAGGCTGAAG GTCCAACTGAATATCAAATGTTCCATTGATCCAAAGCTCAAACTTCCTATAGTTATCATGCCTGCGGTTGTGAAACAACCACATCCTTCTGCTGGCATTGGATTTGACACTTTTAGGAACCCAGAAAAACCATCCTGGGGAACTGCACCCCAGCAAACACCACCCCAGCAAACACCACCCCAACTTGCAGATCTTCCACCTCCCTACGGAGCACATGCGATGTACCCCACTACCACTCTCGATGATTATAAGACTGCACTTTGA